The DNA window CTGAAATGATACAGAGTACCCAGGTACAAGGAATCCCATGTCGAACCACCGTCGATCGTCCTTACCACTAATCCGTTGACGCCGACCGCCCATGCCGTATCCGGGGTAACAGCGCTTACGCTCGAAAATTCGCGTATGGTTCCAGATGTCTGCGGGGTCCAGTTTCCTCCTCCATCAGTCGTACTGAATATCGCTCCTGCCTCACCGACTGCATAGCCTATATTTGAATCGAAGAAATGTATGCCGTGGAGCGGATATTCATCATTCTCATACAACTGCGTATTCCAGGTAGCTCCTCCATTACTCGTGTAAAGTACATAGCGCGTTGGGTCCGGGCCGGGAAAGCCTTCGGGCCTGCCACCAGCAATCCAGCCGTGATCCTCGTCTATGAAATGCATATCCCACAGATAACCGTTCACCGTCGAATTCTGATCAACCCAAGTAGTCCCAGCATCGGTAGTATATCTTATCTGCCCAAAATTCCCCACTGCCCAGCCTTCCTGTGTGCTGACGAAATGTATTGCATAGTAGTTGACAGACGGTGTTGGCTCGAGATCGACCCAATTGGCACCGCCGTCAGTTGTATGGAAAATGCTGTTAGTGATACTTGCTATCCATCCGTTTTGACCATCGGCGAAATGAATATCAAAAAGTGGTTTGTTCGTGCCCGAATTCTGCTGGTTCCAACCCCAGGCAAACGCCAGTACACTTAATATTAATAGAAAAACAATATACTTCTGAAAAATCATCGAGAACCTCCAATCGACCCCTATCGATATTCGAGTCATCATCAATCTATATTTTGGACAATCAACAGTATCATTTGTTTACATACGATTTGCAGAAGTTAAACGATAGCAATTCAAATTTTACAGAATAGCACTAAATCTTGGGCTATTTTACGCATCTCATCTATAATTTGGCAAACTGAACCGGGCTTTCTGACCGATCATGCCGCAGAAATTTGTTCACTCCAGATTCTTGATGCTCGGATCCGCCATCCCTCTTCTGTTTTCAGCAGGATACCAGCAGCAGTATGTCTCCTCAGAATTTTCTCTTGACCCTGCGCATCAAGTGTCATGATATCTGTCGTAGTGTCCAGCAATACTACATCATGAGTCAGTACATGAATTTCTTTAGCTGTAGTTTTATGTTTTATTTCTGGCGCCATTTCAGAGAAAATTTTAGTGTAGGCTCTAGTTACCTCGTCTCTGCCTTGCATGCGCATATTGAGGGTGATAAAATGCATATCGCCATCCATCGTGAAGAAGGTACTGAACAACTTGGCATCGCGTGCGTTCCACGCTTTATCAAAGTCATTAGCAAGCGTACGGATAGTCTGGATCTCTTCATCACCGATACAATTTGATTCTATCATTCTTTCTCCTATGTTATTTACAAATAAACCCACGTACTAGAAAAAAGATATACTTAACAGTACGGAATACAGCACCAAAAATATGCCGAATATTGTAGCAATCGAATGGACAGTGAGAAAGAATATTTCTATCGTATCAAAGTGACCCGGGTGCCTGTCGCAAACTCCCCCTGCATGAGATTGATTATATACAATCCAGATGCTACAGTTCTTCCATGAACATCCCTACCGTCCCAAACAATATCGTGCAATCCTGGTGCCATGACCCCATTGAGCAAAGACTGAACCATTCTGCCAGCAGCGTCATATATTGCCAGGCGTACCCTCTCAGTACCTGAAGTTGAGATTTGAATGGTACACTGCCGCGTGAAGGGATTGGGATGCACCCGGCTAAGACCAAACGTCGGCGGTCCGTCTTTTAGAAAATTCTGTCCTAATATTTCCTGGAGTGCA is part of the candidate division WOR-3 bacterium genome and encodes:
- a CDS encoding YCF48-related protein; this encodes MIFQKYIVFLLILSVLAFAWGWNQQNSGTNKPLFDIHFADGQNGWIASITNSIFHTTDGGANWVDLEPTPSVNYYAIHFVSTQEGWAVGNFGQIRYTTDAGTTWVDQNSTVNGYLWDMHFIDEDHGWIAGGRPEGFPGPDPTRYVLYTSNGGATWNTQLYENDEYPLHGIHFFDSNIGYAVGEAGAIFSTTDGGGNWTPQTSGTIREFSSVSAVTPDTAWAVGVNGLVVRTIDGGSTWDSLYLGTLYHFSHIQFVDALTGWISGGDNTHAAILHTTDGGATWVMQDAGTANYLYGFFFLDADLGWAVGYDGTIIHTTTGGTGVEESGDFEELSTDVILAQNNPNPFSSVTSIRFNIPQAAYVRLAVYDLIGQEVAKLVDRQMPVGQHSITFDGRNLPNGVYFYRLNTGAATRTKMCVLLK
- a CDS encoding SgcJ/EcaC family oxidoreductase, which produces MIESNCIGDEEIQTIRTLANDFDKAWNARDAKLFSTFFTMDGDMHFITLNMRMQGRDEVTRAYTKIFSEMAPEIKHKTTAKEIHVLTHDVVLLDTTTDIMTLDAQGQEKILRRHTAAGILLKTEEGWRIRASRIWSEQISAA